The Pricia mediterranea genome includes a window with the following:
- a CDS encoding gliding motility-associated C-terminal domain-containing protein, which produces MKSKRENVAFLGNSGPVVRGWMLLLLMATGFFGQAQVVSITSANDNATEGGVGTDGTLSFTISRGAFNIYNTTVTYSFAGTAEAGFDYAVPATPSAPGENTVELSPFQTSLTVTIDNIVNDDLVEGPETIVVTLETVDNGTLDPTQSEVTLSLDDNDGVFTVTTVGEAAEEGAVPGSFTVTLDKPVAPGVTVSLPYTFGGNADVTDYTVGGQQNTLTFTDDEASLSQVITITPVDDDIVENDETVVLNLGTPDAGTVDQVPATNRTITIADNDTGTFSVETIDADAAEEGQDQGRFLISLDNSNGTGTPVTVPYTLGGTASQGDDFTITPPTPLSFPDGQDAIELVITPINDALPEDDETVILVLGTPSDPTKFSYTPEPEAQRTVTILDDDCAAGTEAPVLTQNEDTFCDDFSVGLDTYYTGTRPNGTALIWTENGADPLNQDDWAPRTGASVIAEPGSYFAFFWDEVDNCNSPVTELVITQNISPTAGTLVPSEPTAVCNNDTDEFGPNEIDLDDYITGQDAGTWVQTGGPDLGENLDGTEVDFEGEAEGTYEFTYTTNSATAPCTEDTLVLTLTVSDCDPCVAGGVAPILAAGQSDTFCGPIPDTASLNDFTSSSAPAGTTLVWTTNSEDFTDTSAHLTADQINNFLAGDYYAVFYDALNDCTSPALTVSIVQNDIPDITDSTGSSSCGPGTLQLSAIGSLDATLRWFTTATGGEELAEGSQFTTPELTQTTAYYVEAEANGCISPRTEVIATIIPQPSAGAPQNTSSCNAAEFGTTVLDLDSTFSGTPDAGTWSFTDGPSAITLNSENVVDFQGSANGDYTFTYTTTGAEQPCEDASATITISVSSCDTDDDDDGLLGGIEAILGTDPNDPDTDGDGIDDGVEVGDDYENPLDEDGDGIIDALDSNILDSDGDGINDQQDPANENPCVPERFNGACDTDGDGISDLQEREDGTDPDDPCSPNETPSCAEPIDLQVTKEVDRKDALVNDEVVFTVTVNNLSDRKALKVVVGDLLETGFALGAAGADSTAVATAGEYDVETGMWNVPEIPAMGSETLTVPVRILEGGPYENTAELLSSIPEDGTPDNNTATITLNIDLPEGIDLVLEKSAAIVDSQDSLAVAAFQSGQINPLSGQEVIFKLKVTNESERDTVSSIVIRDSLSRAFSEPRFAPELDSIVQFNSETRILQWVAGELPKGEFAELEFRVTVDSLGTYVNTAEIDRSSPVDSEGKYDNNTATVAVRVSEPNEVEFGIIFNQFSPNNDGVNDKLKINKRRTNDDGSLGDEVDLRYSIKIFNRYGSLVFEGNQLTDEVIWDGTRKGEDVPDGTYFYVLDLTVNEELGVVTNTTEKGWIQLIR; this is translated from the coding sequence ATGAAATCGAAGAGAGAGAACGTTGCCTTTTTGGGGAATTCCGGTCCTGTTGTTAGAGGATGGATGCTTCTTCTGTTGATGGCCACGGGTTTTTTTGGGCAGGCCCAGGTCGTGTCGATAACATCTGCCAACGATAACGCCACTGAGGGGGGGGTCGGAACCGATGGAACGCTTAGTTTTACGATATCCAGAGGCGCCTTTAACATTTATAATACAACGGTAACCTATTCTTTCGCGGGTACCGCCGAAGCCGGATTCGATTATGCCGTGCCAGCCACCCCCTCCGCACCGGGAGAGAACACCGTTGAGCTATCCCCGTTTCAAACTTCCCTCACGGTGACCATCGATAATATTGTCAATGACGATCTTGTTGAGGGCCCCGAAACTATCGTAGTTACTTTAGAGACCGTGGATAATGGTACACTAGACCCGACACAGAGCGAAGTTACCTTGAGCCTTGACGATAACGATGGGGTCTTTACGGTAACGACGGTGGGCGAAGCTGCCGAAGAAGGGGCAGTGCCGGGAAGCTTTACCGTAACCCTGGACAAACCCGTCGCCCCTGGAGTTACGGTTTCATTGCCTTACACCTTTGGGGGTAATGCCGATGTCACTGATTATACCGTCGGAGGGCAGCAGAACACCCTGACTTTTACCGATGATGAAGCCTCCTTGTCGCAGGTCATTACGATTACCCCCGTTGACGATGACATCGTCGAAAACGATGAAACGGTGGTGCTGAACTTGGGCACCCCGGACGCGGGTACGGTAGATCAAGTACCTGCCACCAATCGGACGATAACTATTGCGGATAACGATACCGGCACCTTTTCCGTGGAAACTATAGACGCCGATGCGGCCGAAGAGGGACAGGATCAAGGCCGGTTTTTAATAAGTCTGGATAATTCAAACGGTACGGGCACCCCCGTTACCGTTCCCTATACGTTGGGCGGGACCGCCAGCCAAGGAGACGATTTTACGATAACGCCCCCAACCCCCCTTTCATTTCCGGACGGACAAGATGCCATTGAGCTTGTAATCACACCTATAAACGATGCGCTTCCCGAAGACGACGAGACTGTAATCTTGGTGCTAGGTACACCAAGTGACCCTACCAAGTTTTCTTACACGCCCGAACCCGAAGCACAACGCACGGTTACGATTCTAGATGATGACTGCGCCGCTGGTACCGAGGCACCGGTATTGACCCAAAATGAGGATACGTTCTGCGATGATTTTTCCGTCGGTCTCGACACCTATTATACCGGGACGCGGCCCAACGGAACCGCACTGATATGGACGGAAAATGGGGCAGATCCTTTAAATCAGGACGATTGGGCGCCAAGGACTGGCGCAAGCGTCATTGCCGAACCCGGTTCCTATTTCGCCTTTTTCTGGGATGAGGTCGACAATTGCAACAGCCCGGTGACCGAGTTGGTCATTACCCAAAATATATCTCCGACTGCAGGAACGCTGGTCCCAAGCGAACCTACCGCCGTCTGCAATAACGATACCGACGAATTCGGACCCAACGAAATCGACCTTGATGATTATATTACAGGACAGGATGCGGGTACCTGGGTACAGACCGGGGGTCCCGATCTAGGAGAAAATTTAGATGGTACGGAGGTGGACTTTGAAGGGGAGGCTGAGGGCACTTACGAGTTTACCTATACGACCAACTCCGCCACTGCTCCCTGTACAGAAGACACCTTGGTGCTTACGCTCACCGTAAGCGATTGCGACCCCTGTGTCGCCGGCGGGGTCGCCCCCATATTGGCAGCTGGACAAAGCGACACCTTTTGCGGCCCTATTCCCGATACCGCGAGCCTTAACGATTTCACTTCGAGCTCCGCTCCTGCGGGAACAACCTTGGTCTGGACGACCAACTCCGAGGACTTTACCGACACCAGCGCACATTTGACTGCCGATCAGATCAACAACTTTTTAGCGGGCGACTATTACGCTGTTTTTTATGACGCGCTCAATGACTGTACAAGTCCGGCTTTGACCGTGAGTATCGTTCAGAACGATATCCCAGACATTACGGATTCCACCGGAAGTTCTAGCTGTGGTCCCGGCACTTTACAGCTGAGCGCAATTGGAAGTCTCGACGCGACACTACGATGGTTCACGACGGCCACCGGCGGTGAGGAACTTGCCGAAGGCTCACAATTCACTACCCCTGAGCTCACTCAAACTACTGCCTATTATGTAGAAGCGGAGGCCAACGGGTGTATCTCCCCCCGCACGGAGGTCATTGCCACGATAATTCCCCAGCCCTCGGCAGGAGCACCCCAAAACACATCTTCCTGTAATGCCGCCGAATTCGGGACTACCGTACTCGACCTTGACAGCACTTTTTCTGGGACGCCCGACGCGGGCACCTGGTCGTTTACCGACGGACCTTCGGCCATAACCCTGAACTCGGAAAACGTAGTCGATTTTCAAGGGAGTGCCAATGGAGACTATACCTTTACGTACACGACGACAGGAGCCGAGCAACCCTGCGAGGACGCTTCCGCTACCATAACGATTTCCGTCAGCAGCTGTGATACCGATGATGATGATGACGGACTGTTAGGGGGGATAGAAGCTATTCTGGGTACGGATCCCAATGACCCCGATACCGATGGTGACGGGATAGACGACGGGGTCGAAGTGGGAGACGATTACGAAAATCCGCTTGATGAAGATGGAGACGGAATTATCGATGCGTTGGACTCCAACATCCTCGATTCCGATGGGGACGGAATCAACGACCAACAAGATCCCGCCAATGAAAATCCATGTGTGCCCGAAAGGTTTAACGGGGCATGCGATACCGATGGCGATGGAATATCCGACCTTCAAGAAAGGGAAGACGGTACCGACCCCGACGACCCCTGCAGCCCCAATGAAACTCCAAGTTGCGCCGAACCCATTGACCTTCAAGTGACAAAAGAGGTCGATCGGAAGGATGCTTTGGTCAATGACGAGGTGGTGTTTACCGTTACGGTGAACAACCTGTCCGACAGAAAGGCGCTTAAGGTCGTGGTAGGAGATCTATTGGAAACCGGATTTGCACTTGGGGCAGCCGGAGCCGATAGTACCGCCGTAGCAACCGCAGGGGAATACGATGTCGAAACCGGAATGTGGAACGTTCCCGAAATACCGGCCATGGGGTCGGAGACCTTGACCGTCCCGGTTCGGATTTTGGAAGGGGGCCCCTATGAAAACACGGCCGAACTCCTGTCCTCCATACCCGAAGACGGCACTCCCGATAACAATACGGCAACGATTACCCTGAACATCGACCTGCCGGAGGGCATAGACCTCGTGCTGGAGAAATCCGCGGCCATTGTAGACTCCCAAGATTCGCTTGCCGTAGCCGCTTTTCAATCGGGGCAGATCAATCCTTTGTCAGGACAGGAAGTTATTTTTAAGCTTAAGGTGACCAATGAATCGGAAAGAGATACGGTTTCCAGCATCGTGATACGCGATAGCTTGTCGCGAGCTTTTTCTGAGCCGAGGTTTGCTCCGGAATTGGACTCTATCGTTCAATTCAATTCCGAAACGCGAATATTGCAATGGGTAGCAGGGGAACTTCCCAAGGGCGAGTTTGCCGAGTTGGAGTTTCGCGTGACCGTCGATAGCTTGGGTACCTATGTGAATACAGCGGAAATCGACCGATCGTCTCCGGTCGATAGTGAGGGCAAATACGACAATAATACAGCCACAGTTGCAGTAAGGGTATCCGAACCGAACGAGGTCGAATTCGGCATTATTTTCAACCAGTTCTCTCCCAATAACGATGGGGTGAACGATAAGCTTAAAATAAACAAAAGACGGACCAACGATGACGGCAGCTTGGGCGATGAGGTCGATTTACGGTATTCCATCAAAATTTTCAATAGATACGGAAGTTTGGTCTTCGAAGGGAACCAGCTCACCGACGAGGTCATTTGGGACGGAACCAGAAAAGGGGAAGACGTACCTGACGGCACCTATTTTTACGTGCTCGACCTGACAGTAAACGAAGAATTAGGTGTCGTTACCAATACGACAGAAAAAGGATGGATTCAGTTGATCAGATAA
- a CDS encoding PorP/SprF family type IX secretion system membrane protein: protein MQHRTLHSIVIKIFPLLLLLGIVTVGRAQKEPQYTQYMYNIGSFNPGYVGTTPTPEITGLYRAQWLDVEGSPRTLRFGANYPLSNETMGLGFNIISDQLGPSTQTYVELAYSYQFNVTDNTKLSFGMDVGGSFLNVDFSKGTFENPGEPILQGEIIKEFYPTVGAGFFLYEDDIWYLGASVPNFLTDGVYNDEVATIVDDKLQFNFIGGYVFELSETLKFKPAFLVNLVSGAPVNTNVSTNFLINERFTLGASYRFGNAVSGLAGFQVTNSTFIGYSYDYNTNPLGEFSKGSHEVILKFYLGREGSIQGNDKKLRGKPKQIDTPRFF, encoded by the coding sequence ATGCAGCATAGAACACTACATTCCATCGTTATAAAGATTTTCCCCCTGCTATTGTTATTGGGTATCGTTACCGTGGGCCGTGCACAGAAAGAACCCCAGTACACCCAATACATGTACAATATCGGCAGTTTCAACCCAGGCTATGTGGGCACGACCCCGACCCCTGAGATTACGGGACTCTACCGGGCGCAATGGCTCGATGTTGAAGGATCGCCACGAACCTTACGCTTTGGGGCAAACTATCCGCTGTCCAACGAAACCATGGGGCTCGGCTTTAACATCATCAGCGACCAATTGGGTCCATCGACCCAAACCTACGTGGAGCTGGCCTATTCCTACCAATTCAATGTAACTGACAATACCAAACTTTCATTTGGGATGGACGTTGGCGGCTCTTTCTTGAATGTCGATTTTTCGAAGGGCACTTTTGAGAACCCCGGGGAACCGATTCTGCAAGGCGAAATCATAAAGGAGTTCTATCCGACCGTTGGGGCAGGTTTCTTTCTGTACGAAGATGATATTTGGTACCTTGGAGCTTCGGTACCTAATTTTCTGACCGATGGCGTTTACAACGATGAGGTAGCGACCATTGTTGACGACAAATTACAGTTCAACTTTATCGGGGGATATGTGTTCGAGCTGTCCGAAACCTTAAAGTTCAAACCGGCCTTCTTGGTCAATTTGGTCAGTGGAGCACCAGTAAACACGAATGTTTCTACCAACTTTCTGATCAACGAGCGGTTTACCTTGGGGGCTTCCTACCGGTTTGGCAATGCCGTTAGCGGTCTGGCGGGCTTTCAGGTTACCAACAGTACATTTATCGGCTATTCCTATGATTACAATACAAACCCGCTGGGCGAGTTCAGTAAGGGTTCTCACGAGGTCATCCTGAAGTTTTACCTGGGCAGGGAGGGTAGCATCCAAGGCAACGACAAAAAATTAAGGGGCAAGCCAAAACAGATCGATACACCTAGATTTTTTTAA
- a CDS encoding OmpA family protein yields MKSRLIIAFFFIGIGFGLAQEIESQGDKYFYAYAYEDAIRAYQKQMQRGESLNNYQRLNLADAYFQTRDYKKAAKIYLDVEKNDSIMSDHRFNKMLQSLDKISEHDKVVTLLQSGDNSFKGELLENAEFNDGAMQADGSGAAEFAILTLNGNSPQADISPAFYPNGLLFSSSRKTRSKKIYGPSGEAYLDIYKAANADSGALTEIEPLSRIPSSKFHKSTPHYSESTGNVYYVLSNTEDDELAFDDRGKNALAIGMVNENGSFRFLLKDLSTSFYYPFYDENTGRLYFSANFKDSYGGTDIYYVDMNGGQVMSEPINLGPRINSPGNEIAPYIFDNSLYFSSDVFYGIGGMDIYRSNIMSDNGFSIPVNLGRDINTINDEFGFIIKENPEGGFMGYFSSNKPGGKGSDDIYGFKISEKPGLRTLLFKGRVVEAPYDQWIADASIKILDAEGNTLKEDSSGTNGGYQLEIPHNSEVTLEVSKPFFSTFSKTYYSEELENLGQSPLKIELTSIADIVKEAEGKMVLDINKFFFATGQSNLTPEITMEIDKVVDAVKKFPNLKFSIETHTDSRGGRSSNQRISEQRSAAIADYLLKNGVSSDNITQVRGFGEDKIVNDCSDGVYCLEFLHQQNLRTLFVVENYDKLSQ; encoded by the coding sequence ATGAAATCGAGACTTATCATAGCGTTCTTTTTTATCGGCATTGGGTTCGGTCTTGCGCAAGAAATCGAGTCGCAAGGCGACAAGTACTTCTATGCCTACGCCTACGAAGACGCCATCAGGGCCTATCAAAAACAGATGCAGCGGGGGGAATCGTTGAACAACTATCAACGCCTAAACCTCGCCGATGCCTATTTTCAGACCAGGGATTACAAGAAGGCGGCAAAAATTTACCTGGATGTGGAAAAGAATGATTCCATCATGTCCGATCATCGCTTTAACAAAATGCTGCAGAGTCTCGATAAAATCTCGGAGCATGACAAAGTAGTGACCTTGTTGCAATCAGGAGACAACTCGTTTAAGGGCGAACTTCTCGAAAATGCCGAATTCAACGACGGTGCAATGCAAGCGGATGGTTCGGGAGCCGCCGAATTTGCTATCCTCACTCTGAACGGTAACAGTCCCCAAGCCGATATATCGCCGGCTTTTTACCCGAACGGTCTGTTGTTCAGTAGCAGCCGAAAGACGCGTTCAAAAAAGATATATGGTCCCTCGGGCGAAGCTTATCTCGATATCTACAAGGCGGCCAATGCTGACAGCGGAGCCTTGACCGAAATCGAACCCTTGAGCCGAATCCCAAGCTCCAAATTCCATAAGTCAACGCCCCATTATTCCGAGAGCACCGGCAACGTTTACTACGTATTGTCGAATACCGAAGATGATGAGCTTGCCTTCGACGATAGAGGTAAGAATGCCTTGGCCATTGGAATGGTCAATGAGAACGGCAGCTTTCGTTTCCTGTTGAAAGATTTAAGTACGTCGTTCTACTATCCCTTTTATGACGAAAATACAGGAAGACTCTATTTTTCTGCCAATTTTAAGGACAGCTACGGAGGTACCGACATCTATTATGTCGATATGAACGGCGGACAGGTCATGTCAGAACCTATCAACCTCGGGCCGCGCATCAATTCCCCCGGCAATGAAATCGCGCCCTATATCTTTGATAACAGCCTTTATTTTTCCTCGGATGTATTTTACGGAATAGGGGGGATGGATATCTACCGCTCCAATATTATGTCGGACAACGGTTTTAGTATCCCCGTGAATTTGGGCCGGGACATCAATACCATAAACGATGAATTCGGATTTATCATCAAAGAAAATCCGGAAGGCGGCTTCATGGGCTATTTCTCCTCGAACAAGCCTGGCGGGAAGGGAAGCGACGATATATATGGATTTAAGATCAGTGAAAAACCGGGGCTCCGCACCTTACTCTTTAAGGGAAGGGTGGTCGAGGCCCCCTACGATCAATGGATTGCCGATGCATCTATCAAAATTCTAGATGCCGAAGGTAATACGCTCAAAGAAGATTCTTCTGGTACCAATGGAGGGTACCAACTGGAAATACCTCATAATTCCGAGGTGACCTTGGAGGTGTCAAAACCCTTCTTTTCAACGTTTAGCAAAACCTACTATTCAGAGGAATTGGAAAACTTAGGCCAATCTCCGTTAAAAATAGAACTGACCTCCATAGCGGATATCGTAAAGGAAGCGGAAGGAAAAATGGTGCTGGATATAAACAAATTCTTTTTCGCGACGGGTCAAAGCAATCTTACGCCGGAAATTACTATGGAAATCGACAAGGTTGTCGATGCTGTAAAAAAGTTCCCCAATTTAAAATTCTCCATAGAAACCCATACCGACAGTCGTGGGGGCAGAAGCTCAAACCAAAGAATTTCGGAGCAGCGATCGGCCGCCATTGCGGACTATCTTCTGAAAAACGGGGTTTCTTCGGATAACATAACCCAGGTAAGGGGCTTCGGCGAGGATAAAATTGTCAACGATTGCTCGGACGGGGTCTATTGTCTTGAATTTCTTCACCAACAGAACCTGCGAACGCTTTTCGTGGTGGAGAATTATGACAAGCTGAGCCAGTAG
- a CDS encoding NRAMP family divalent metal transporter — protein sequence MSKLKVLLKNLGPGLLFASTAIGTSHLVLSTKAGAQYGWVMIFPIVLANLFKYPFFEFGVRYTNVAGKTLIEGYRNRGKGYLWFYALITLVSTFTILAALYTVTAGLFSTLFDLSSVSTAYIALGLFIGISLILIIGRYSFLETSLKFVIAILFTALIITTALVIIKGPVAHVPDFSPPTVFNDAGILFLISLMGWMPTTVEASSWVSLWSITKWKDEKHKPSLRESLQEFNFGYLSTAVLAVFFMIIGWFTLYGTHAELSGNAVTFADQIVRLFTVHIGPWAYLLIAVSAFATLFSSCMSAHDAITRVSLDIIDLLLPKYTLAGQRRFYAIGIILLAIINFTVVTAFSANMGQLVALATFVSFVVAPIIGFMNLKNVMSSELPPHQRPGRGLQGLTYAGILFLSVFSIYYFWMVIF from the coding sequence ATGTCCAAATTAAAGGTTTTATTGAAAAATTTAGGGCCGGGACTGCTGTTTGCCAGTACGGCCATCGGCACATCGCACCTGGTATTATCGACCAAGGCTGGAGCGCAATACGGATGGGTCATGATTTTTCCCATCGTATTGGCGAACCTCTTTAAATATCCTTTTTTCGAATTCGGGGTACGGTACACCAATGTCGCCGGAAAGACCTTGATCGAGGGGTATCGGAATCGCGGCAAGGGATACCTGTGGTTCTACGCCTTGATCACCTTGGTCTCGACCTTTACTATATTGGCTGCCCTCTACACGGTGACCGCCGGTCTGTTCAGCACTCTTTTTGACCTGTCAAGCGTGTCAACGGCCTACATTGCACTGGGACTTTTCATCGGGATCAGCCTGATATTGATCATCGGCCGCTATTCTTTTTTGGAGACTTCGCTCAAGTTCGTTATCGCCATTTTGTTCACCGCCCTGATCATCACTACGGCCTTGGTTATTATCAAGGGTCCCGTGGCACACGTTCCAGATTTTAGTCCCCCTACCGTGTTCAACGATGCAGGCATACTTTTTCTGATCAGTCTTATGGGATGGATGCCTACCACAGTTGAGGCATCGAGCTGGGTCAGTCTTTGGAGCATCACAAAATGGAAAGACGAGAAGCACAAACCTTCCCTTAGGGAATCCCTACAGGAATTTAATTTTGGATACCTCTCCACCGCCGTGCTGGCCGTATTTTTTATGATTATAGGATGGTTTACCCTGTACGGCACCCACGCCGAACTCAGTGGCAATGCTGTGACCTTTGCCGATCAGATCGTACGGCTTTTCACCGTACACATCGGGCCGTGGGCCTATCTTTTAATCGCCGTTTCTGCCTTCGCGACCCTTTTCAGTAGCTGCATGAGCGCCCACGATGCCATCACCCGGGTCAGCTTGGATATCATCGACCTGCTCTTGCCCAAATATACGCTTGCCGGCCAGAGAAGATTTTACGCAATAGGCATCATTCTACTGGCCATCATCAATTTTACGGTAGTGACGGCGTTCAGCGCCAACATGGGGCAATTGGTCGCCCTGGCCACTTTTGTATCTTTCGTGGTCGCGCCGATTATCGGTTTCATGAACCTGAAGAATGTAATGAGTTCGGAACTGCCCCCACACCAACGCCCCGGACGGGGATTACAGGGACTCACCTATGCCGGAATTCTTTTTCTTTCTGTTTTCTCCATCTATTATTTTTGGATGGTGATTTTCTAA